TTGATCTTGAGGGACTTCTTGACCTCTTTGATGaccgtctctctgtcttccagtTTGACGCCCAGACCCTCGGCGTCTGTCATCTCTGCCCTGAGGGCGGCTGCTCGCATCTCCACTGGAGGAGtctgaggagagggagggatggagggagagagaggggatggaagGCATGAGcaagagacgaggagaggaatGGGGTGAGAGAGATTAAGGGTAGAGATGTGTAAAACAAATTCCTACTTTTGGATATTTTATCAACTTTTCTCAACAAACTGAATTCATCATGCAGGCCTGGATTATGTGATTCACCAATGTGGAAAAGCTAAGGCATATAAATACCTTGCCCTGTGGTTTGTCAGCATCATACTCTCCCTCCTGCATGGCAGTGGCCATCTTGTTCATGGTAATGATGACAGAGCTGCAGGACTGACGCAGACACTCCTGGGCGTTCACACCCTGGGAGCCGTATACCTTGGTGGAGCAAAGACCACAAAGTGTTAGAGAACAAGGAAAAGGAGATCAATTcactatacatttttttaactGAAAACGTATCCTGACACTGTGAATTCTCCTGATGCAAAGCCCACCCAGCATGCAGGTTACaacaaatatgaataaatatttgCAAGTATTATTTGGCCAAGGCCTGGTCAGAGTCAGTTTTGTAATGTTGCCAAATGACCATTGTAAAATCCACACCATCTCAAATCTTTAATTTAATCAAAAtagaaaggcagagagggaagattTTAGAGCATTCAAGCTAAGTGGGCAATTATTTATGTGTCAAGTATTTGGTTAAACTGTGTAGAAGAGAACATAACCTAAAACTTTTAATGATTATTTTGTTACTTACAGCCCACTAAGTTACCCCAACATCTTCACTTAAGGCATTATTGCCAATCTACTGCACCATAAAGTTGCCGATGTGTCATATCGTTTTTTGGACCATGTACATTTTCTGAAGCCATGTGTAATATAAATTACAGATGAGTATCAGGCAAATGCCACATGGCTAATAACAGTCActctacctgctccacagccTTGAAGGTGTTATCCTCTAGTTTGAGAGCGTTGAGCCCCTCCTGTTCAGCCAGCGGAGCCACCATCTGAGCTCCGGCTGCAGCCACTTCCTGCAGCACAGCGACCACGCGGGTCAGCTGGCGCCTGCACTCCGTCAGCGTCTCCGCCACCTGCCGTTGGTAAGATGACATGTCAATCAAACATACACTGTAGATCAATCATGCAGGAGATATAGTGACAGTGGTCCCGCCTTCTCAGATTTAACTTGTATTCTATCCCACATCAACCATCACACTGACTCATTTATTCACTGCTAACATGCTGTGCTTTGCCTGTGCTTTGGAGGATGCTGATCATTGGACCACAGagatgtcaatcaaacagtaatgtgtgtgtgtgtgtgtgtgtgtgtgtgtgtgtatcccatACCGGTGGTCCAAAATTGAGAGCGGCAGGTACTCCAACTACGTCTGTTCCAGGCATGCGGCGTCGGATCTTCTTACAGAACTGTCTGATGTCGGAGCAGGAAGTGTCCAGGTCCTTCAGAAGGACGGCGAGGCCAGAGCTCTCCTGACCCGCCGCCAGGAAGGCCCGCAGACGAGCCACCTCCGCTCCCATACAGTCCAGGGCACTCTGGGTAAACTGGAGGTGGGGAGGGGTCAAGTTTGTCAGTTATTCACAAAAATCAGTCAGACTGATATTTAAACTGCTTTGATTTCCAGATAAGAGCAGCTCCAAAATGACTgccatttgctatattcttatttatattatatattcatatCATATCGCTATGTCTTATCTTAGATAGAAAAAAAGAGCTACATGTGAGTCAGTAAGTTTCCTGCATGACAGCTATGTACTTTTTCCTTGATAAAACAGACAACTATACAGACTGCATAGAAACTAATCTGCTCCTGTTTGCAGTGCAGTTTAGTGATATGTTCAAAAGCCTGATATCtaggggaaaaaatggaaaatcacATGGTTGAGGAAGCTTAAGTACCTTGATGTGGTCGGCCAGCTGCACTGTGCAGTCCTCAGTGTGTTCTGACAGATGGATGCTGTATAGTTGCTGGAAGACAGAACAGCAGTTATAGGTGAGAGTAAACACAGTATTCTATCAAGTCTACACGTTTGTGTTTAAATGGCATTTACTCTTAGTGGATGTAGAATGTGTTCTGGATCCCATGTACATATGAGcgtatacatacatatacaaataTGAGTGTAcactgtatgtttttatttggtAGTGCTTGGTGATATTAGTGAGTGGCTCTACCTGTAAAGCTTAGTCTTGCTGGTCTTTATGTCAGACAACCAAAGTCCAACAGGCACTGAGACTCATTGAAAGCCATGACATGTTAATTTCCTAatgtattatatataatatctcaatgtgacgtaTCCAGGTGACTTGAGTTCCTGcctgtatgcctgtgtgtgtgatgaatgtgtttttagaaGATAGATAGGACGCTGGCGAGCTctttaatgtaaaacccccTGTTTTGTTTACCTGGTAGTACTTGATGGCCTTGGTCAGGGGCTCCACCTGAACGGTCTCGTCCAGTTGGTCTTTGTGCAGCAGGTCGATGAAATAATCCAGAGAGCGCTCGTGGACGCTCATCTCTGAGTACAGAGTGCCCATCCGCTTGAACACCTCCACGCTACAGGAATTCAGAGCCCTAGAAACAAGGcagggaagagggggaagaatAGAGAGGCCCATGTTGTTACTGAATTAAGCCTATACATCAATCAGCAGGTAAACAATTTACGTAATCAAAAAGCAATTAGACACCAATGAAATGTAACAGAATTTGACACATCCGATTCTCCTGCTACCAATTATCTGATCATTCACCTGACCTTGAGTGAGGATTTACTAGTAAGATTATTAGATTTGGTTACAGGGAAATATGTATAAGTGATCAatattaagattattttttgttacCAATTCCACTATAAAGTGAAGGAGCTGAAATTTAAAAGGTTACTGTTATATCTTTAAATTCGAAATCCCTGTTTATTAAAAATAGAACTTTAGATCATTAGTTTCTGTCATTTGAGAAAAATGCTTCTGATAAAATCTACTTCCATTACAGAGATCTAATATCTTCCCATgagtgaaaaataaagacaatcaGGACACTGCTTTTATTGCTGACTAAGTCACACATGGCTCTTGACTCATTCTCAAAGGTGTCAGATACCAATATCCTATATATCCAATATCCTAGCCTGTTAACGGCCTGATATCTAACACCAGTGTTGGTGAATCCCTATCTTGCGCTCCGGTCTCACACAGATACACCAGTGATGAAGCTGCTTACTGTTCATATTTGTGCAGGGTGGCCTGTAGCAGGGTGAGGGAGTAGACCAGTCCTGAGGCGAAGCTGAGCTGTTCTCCTGGAGGTCCTCTCATCCCCGTCGCTTCGACCGGGTTCCCGTTCAGGTCAAACTTCTCCTGGGCCTGCTTGCTGATCAGCTCAGCCTAAAGGGGAGAGGacacaaggcacacacacacacacacacacacacacacacatcaggtaCAAAGACAGATTAAGAACAATAGAAGTAATTCAGATATAGGAATCAAGTTTACGTACAGTCATAATTTTTAAaaacacgcatgtacacacttGCCCACTTCCCTAATCAGTGTTATGGCTTCTTAATTCACactcacaaagacacagacacagcctCGTACCTTGCAGATGAGCCTGGGGATGAGCAGGAGCACCAGTATACAGTCGTGGTCGCCCCCGTGGCGGAGGAAGGAGTCGGGCatgaaggaggtgaggagggacaCCTGTCTGTTTGCCTGGCCCACCTCCATCTTCCTCAGCTCCATCTCAATGGCCTGGGGACACAGATTGAGATTGTTAGTCTGTAAGGAAGTAAGAGAATGAAGGCCACCGACCACAATAGCCTTCACAGTGGAAACTACAGCCCTATATAGAGCACATCactaatgaaaacaaatcatgaTGATGCCATGTGACAGCTAGGCCTATAGGTGCCACTGGACTGGTAAAATCCTATTCATCCTCATCCCTAGCGTGATGACGCATGCTTGTCTCCTACCTTGGCGTAGGCTTTGGTCTCTGCAAACTTGATCTTGAAGTCAAAGAGCTCTGCAGGAGGCTGCTGAACCTGCTCAGCGTTGGCATTCTGCTGGTTGGTCAGCTCTCTGTTGGCCTCCTAATGCACAGAGAaaagcacaaacacataaatatatagacacacacacgcacacacacagactcgaCAGTGCAGTGAGCACCTTGTGGTctcagggtgtctgcaagttcCATCGAGttaaatttaaaactttttaagacctttaagtgccagttagaatgaaacGCAAGATCAATTTCACCAATGAAAGAAATGTGATAATAAAATGTTAGACCTGTCAGAATATGGGTGCATGTCTGGGCTGATTTCTAAAAGAAAAATAGTGCACCAAGAAACTGAAACATTTCTAAGACTTCTAAAGCTAAATTTAAGTAAGTTAAAATGCTTCatttaactgtattcaagaccTTTGAATGCCTTGAGTTTACAGAATatattttcagacattttaagactttttcaggacctgcacaCAGAGCCGTAGCCTCTAGTGCATCCTCCGCTCATGTCcttgagtatgtgtgtgcttcCATCTCTCCACCCACCTGTAGCCTGCCAGTGAGCTCCCTGTATTTGTTGATGGTCTGCTGGTAGTCGGCCATGGTCTCCTGAGCGGCCTCCACCCTCTTTTGGGCTTCTCTGAGCTTCACTCCACTCATGTCAGAGTGCTCCCTCAGCTCCATCTCCGTCTCCCTGGCGTTCTCCTGCAGCTCGTCATTCATCTCGTTGATGGCCTCCTATTGGTGGAGGAAGAAAAGTCAGGGGTCACTGAGATATCGATCAAAGGGAGATGTGTTACTTGCTAAAAAATATCTTCTTCTTTGGCTCTCCTTAACTCGTATTCTATtttggaaaaatggaaaaaaagtcaTGTATTCACTTCTGTTCACcttgaacatacacacacatatatatatatacacacacagtatattatatataaaaaaaaattctgtaaaCTTCAGGACTGAATTTGTGTAATTGTCTAAGGAGGACTAACATGCATGTAAGAGCATCATAAAAGTTGCTTTGCTGACCAGATCAGTGACggtctctctcagctctctgaCTTTCTCCTCCAGGTCCAGGTTCCTCTCTGTCAGGGTCTCCACCATCTCCTCTGAGCCCAGAGCAGCATCCacctggtaaacacacacacacacacacacgtacagttcAATTATGAGATGACAAAGTAACAAGAACATTGTCCTCTCTGTTCATTTAAATGCTCATACTAAGGAAGAAAGAAGTAGCTCAACCTAAACCTGTTCTGTCATGAGCtacatttcaatttcaacttcATTTCTTTTAATATCAGGATAGTGCAGTGTCATGAAAGCTGTATCATCTCTCATTCAAACGCTCTCCCTCTAACCACTTCAGCCCACTGGTCTCCTTGGGCAGATAccactcttttctctcctgcctctctgacTTTACCTGTTCTTTCAGTTCATCGATAGTGGCCTCGGCCTGCTTCGTATCCTCCTGCAGTTTCTCCTTCTGGCTCCTCAGGGTCTCCAGCTCAgtgttcttcttctccatctgctTCTGCAGCTTCACGTGCTCCTGTTTCTCCGACGCAGACAGGTCACGCATCCTGAGGAGGGACAGGGGAGTTAAAACACAATTTGTTTTCCACTTGGTTTCTATCTAGTATGTTCAGAGAAAGATTCAAATCTTCAAAATGACAGCAGAGAGGGTTATTTCTCCATGTGCTTCTTCTCCAAGTATGTCATCACTTCTCTGTTTCTATTCAAAGTATAAAGTCCTCACATTTAAACATGAACATACCACCTATTTTAAACAGTACACGTCTATTCACAAATGTATATTTCTGAAATGTATACTTCAATCAAAAGCCAGAATTAATTTGTCCAGCTCGTTTCCCAAAATATAATCCCTCAAGAAATATTGTTACTTTTTCTGTATGGGACCAACCAGAAAAAGGCCTCCAGCTCTTTTTAGAGACGACGACATGTGACTGACCTGACCAGCGCCTCTTTCAGCCTGCCGTTCTGCTCCTCCAGCTGTTTGACATGGTAACTTGAGGCGGCTCCATCTGagcctggaggagagaaagggagtcagatgtgagagagagaagaagatgaaaagaggaacagagaaatgatgggagggaaagagagagatttaggAGCTGTGGGCGTTTATGGAATAGTGCGTAGGATGCACGCGCTGTTcgttctccccatctctccccttACGCACCTTTCTCTTCGATCTCATGCTTCAGGATCTCCAGGTCCATGGAGAGCTCCTCCACTTTCTCTTTCAGCGAGTCCACCTCCACCTGCAGCGACTCCACCCGCTCCTCGGCCATCTCCTTGTCCAGCGTGGCCATCTCTATGGCGTCCGCCGTGTCCGACATCTCCTCCATGTAGCGGTCCTTGGCCTCCTGCGCCTCGCGAGCTtcctgggaggaggaggtgcaaaATAACTGTAGATGCACATAGACTGAGGCGCTACAGTGTAATTCATATTTTctccatacatttctacttagtTCTTGATGTAGGAAATCAAGTTGCATGATATGTAACACCCCCCATTTGGAATATTCacatttatattgtattttaatttgctgtatcctgttattATTTTGTGACTAGAACGACCCAATGTCCACATGGTGATTGTGTatgtttcatctcatcttaacGCCCTGGCACATTTATGcacaacaatatactgtatatattagaTTCATAGATTCTTGCCCAATGTAGCTTCTGGATTTCTGGACTTTTCCATCTATCACTCAGCTTCCCATTTACCttcttgcactttttttttttaactttctctctccgtccttCCTAGCTACACAACCAACCATCTATCTTCTTTAGAGTCTAATGTACCTTCTTGGCCTCTTTGAGTTGTTTCTGCAGCTCGGTCTGCTGCTCCTGCATTTTGGTCTTCCactcctggagctgctccagctgGATCTTGTGTTTCTCCAGCTCCTTCAGCTTGGCCTTGTCCTCCGTCCGCTTCATCTTCAAGGtctccagcttctcctcc
This region of Centroberyx gerrardi isolate f3 chromosome 23, fCenGer3.hap1.cur.20231027, whole genome shotgun sequence genomic DNA includes:
- the LOC139929989 gene encoding dynactin subunit 1-like isoform X2, which encodes MSKQEEESLRGQVKDLEEKLETLKMKRTEDKAKLKELEKHKIQLEQLQEWKTKMQEQQTELQKQLKEAKKEAREAQEAKDRYMEEMSDTADAIEMATLDKEMAEERVESLQVEVDSLKEKVEELSMDLEILKHEIEEKGSDGAASSYHVKQLEEQNGRLKEALVRMRDLSASEKQEHVKLQKQMEKKNTELETLRSQKEKLQEDTKQAEATIDELKEQVDAALGSEEMVETLTERNLDLEEKVRELRETVTDLEAINEMNDELQENARETEMELREHSDMSGVKLREAQKRVEAAQETMADYQQTINKYRELTGRLQEANRELTNQQNANAEQVQQPPAELFDFKIKFAETKAYAKAIEMELRKMEVGQANRQVSLLTSFMPDSFLRHGGDHDCILVLLLIPRLICKAELISKQAQEKFDLNGNPVEATGMRGPPGEQLSFASGLVYSLTLLQATLHKYEQALNSCSVEVFKRMGTLYSEMSVHERSLDYFIDLLHKDQLDETVQVEPLTKAIKYYQQLYSIHLSEHTEDCTVQLADHIKFTQSALDCMGAEVARLRAFLAAGQESSGLAVLLKDLDTSCSDIRQFCKKIRRRMPGTDVVGVPAALNFGPPVAETLTECRRQLTRVVAVLQEVAAAGAQMVAPLAEQEGLNALKLEDNTFKAVEQVYGSQGVNAQECLRQSCSSVIITMNKMATAMQEGEYDADKPQGKTPPVEMRAAALRAEMTDAEGLGVKLEDRETVIKEVKKSLKIKGEELSEANVRLSLLEKKLDTSTKDADERVEKIQTKLDETLALLKKKEKEFEETMDALQADIDQLEAEKAELKQRISNQSKATIEGLRGPPATGIASIVQGTAGAGQAPALAGPTEIVDSPLLRQQVEAQRLGIKHLKNENNRLKAEKMRAQLASLPPLRLPKLPQIAKEGSSPPEGLNTGIYRRTDQMLATLLKLSAEVKVVDITGKTSVSASSQLLEQTARLHSLSNALDKLKGEVAEHVVSYQPGAKASSDFATFPVSSFVKAKEEKQGGTVFVGRVAIPCTRGQEQVHRLILSQQQLQKVHRLLMA
- the LOC139929989 gene encoding dynactin subunit 1-like isoform X1; amino-acid sequence: MSSGGAVESSKPAKVGSVVEVIGKGQRGTVAYVGATLFATGKWVGVILDEAKGKNDGTVQGKRYFTCEENHGIFVRQSQIQVVGEGSSATSPDTPDSGTAKIPKQKDIPETPKTTKQQTSRVSLSSSLSGDVSEAGLSSQGALGAPVVPQPSGTPAAMATPAPATPSKEEESLRGQVKDLEEKLETLKMKRTEDKAKLKELEKHKIQLEQLQEWKTKMQEQQTELQKQLKEAKKEAREAQEAKDRYMEEMSDTADAIEMATLDKEMAEERVESLQVEVDSLKEKVEELSMDLEILKHEIEEKGSDGAASSYHVKQLEEQNGRLKEALVRMRDLSASEKQEHVKLQKQMEKKNTELETLRSQKEKLQEDTKQAEATIDELKEQVDAALGSEEMVETLTERNLDLEEKVRELRETVTDLEAINEMNDELQENARETEMELREHSDMSGVKLREAQKRVEAAQETMADYQQTINKYRELTGRLQEANRELTNQQNANAEQVQQPPAELFDFKIKFAETKAYAKAIEMELRKMEVGQANRQVSLLTSFMPDSFLRHGGDHDCILVLLLIPRLICKAELISKQAQEKFDLNGNPVEATGMRGPPGEQLSFASGLVYSLTLLQATLHKYEQALNSCSVEVFKRMGTLYSEMSVHERSLDYFIDLLHKDQLDETVQVEPLTKAIKYYQQLYSIHLSEHTEDCTVQLADHIKFTQSALDCMGAEVARLRAFLAAGQESSGLAVLLKDLDTSCSDIRQFCKKIRRRMPGTDVVGVPAALNFGPPVAETLTECRRQLTRVVAVLQEVAAAGAQMVAPLAEQEGLNALKLEDNTFKAVEQVYGSQGVNAQECLRQSCSSVIITMNKMATAMQEGEYDADKPQGKTPPVEMRAAALRAEMTDAEGLGVKLEDRETVIKEVKKSLKIKGEELSEANVRLSLLEKKLDTSTKDADERVEKIQTKLDETLALLKKKEKEFEETMDALQADIDQLEAEKAELKQRISNQSKATIEGLRGPPATGIASIVQGTAGAGQAPALAGPTEIVDSPLLRQQVEAQRLGIKHLKNENNRLKAEKMRAQLASLPPLRLPKLPQIAKEGSSPPEGLNTGIYRRTDQMLATLLKLSAEVKVVDITGKTSVSASSQLLEQTARLHSLSNALDKLKGEVAEHVVSYQPGAKASSDFATFPVSSFVKAKEEKQGGTVFVGRVAIPCTRGQEQVHRLILSQQQLQKVHRLLMA